The genomic segment GGTACCCCGTCCGGGGCGACCCCGGCGAACACCGCCCTCGCCGCCCCGGCCGCCGCCTGCTGCTCCTCGGTGAAGGTGAAGTCCACGGTCCCGCCCCTTCCGTGTCGCCGATGACGGGGCGTCAAGATAGAACAGGTTCTAGAAGAAGGGAATGGCGTGGGTCGAGGCGGTGGCCGAGCCGCAGGCAGAGCGGGCAGAGCGGGCAGGGGGCAGGCGACAGAGCGGGCAGAGCAGGCAGAGGGCAGGCGACAGAGCGGCGAGGTGGCTTTCGGGAGAGGCGGACCACACCGCGCCGTAAGGTGTCCCCCGCTGTGGATAACCTCATCAGTGCCGTGCGAGCGGTGTGACGATGTGACTGCTGTGGCTATCGGGGCTGTGCCGGAGGAACGCGGCTGAGTAGGTTCCGGTGGGGAAGTGGACCGGGTAGTGGGAATCGGGGAGCTGGGCGGAATGGACGCGAACGACGAGGTCTCGAACGCCCGGCCAGGGCCGGACGAGCCCGAGGGCTCCGCCTCCACGAGCGATGCGAACCCGCAGCCCCGGCCTCCCCGGCAGAACTCCGACCCGGATCCGCTGCCCGACCAGGATCCGGATCCGCATCCGGCCCAGGAACCCGTGGCCTCGTCCCTGCGTCGGGAGCCGTCGGGATCGCCATCGGAATTGCCATCGGAATTGCCGTCGGAGTCGCCTCCCCCGCCGCGACCGGCGGAGATAGCCGAGCCGGCGCAGCCGGCCTCGGGTATCGCCGCCCTCACCCTGCCGTACCAGATCGCCGTGGCGCTCGTGCTCGCGGTCGTGGCGGTGGCGACCTGCGCGCATCTCGGGCTGGTGTTTCTCCATATCGCACCCTCGAACACGCTGACGAAGCAGCACGGCCGGGCGGTGGACGAGTGGGTGTACCCGGAATTCGAGCAGAACTGGAAGCTGTTCGCGCCGAACCCGTTGCAGCAGAACATCGCGGTGCAGGCGCGCGCCGAGATCCGCACCGCTGACGGCGAGGTGCGTGCGACCGGCTGGTACGACCTGTCGGCGCTGGACGGCGCCGCGATCGACCGCAATCCGGTGCCGAGCCACGCGCAGCAGAACGAACTGCGACGGGCCTGGGACTTCTACACGGCCACGCATGACGGCGAGCACCGCGCCACCTCGTCGCGCGGCGATCTGTCCCAGCGCTATGTGCGCCGCATCGTGGTGATGCGCCTCGACCGCGAGCAGGCCGGTGGCCCGGGCGGTGTGATCGAGCGGATCCAGCTCCGCTCCCGTACCACCAATGTGGAGCCGCCCGACTGGAGCGAGGAAAAGGTGTCCGACAAGCCCGTCGTCAGTGAGCTGCCCTGGTGGCCGGTGACCGACGACGACCGCACGGACGCCGCCGCCAACGCGGCCGGCGTCGGTCCGGCCGTCACGGGTCGGACGGAGGCGAGCGCCGGATGAACTCCCTGAGGACGACCGACCCGGCCCGGCCGGTGAGCCCGATGGGGCGCCTCGCCGCCGCGATGGGCAACGGGATCACCCGCGTCACGGATCGCGCGCTGGGCCCGTACCAGAGCGCGATCATCCGTATCGGCTTCTCCTTGACCTGGCTGTTGTTCCTGCTGCGCGAGTTCCCGCACCGGCGCGAGTTGTACGGCCCCGACGGGCCCTGGAGCTGGGAGCTGGCCCAGCAGCTGACCGCGAACAACGACGCCTTCACGGTACTGATGTGGTCCGACAGCATGGTGTGGTTCGAGATCGTCTACGCCGTCGCCATCCTGTCCACTTTTGCGCTGCTGCTCGGCTGGCGCACCCGCGCCGCGAGCGTGCTCTTCATGGTGGGCGTCTTCTCACTGCAGAACCGCAGTGTCTTCATGGGCGACGGCGGCGACAACGTCATCCACCTCATGGCGATGTATCTCGTCTTCGTCCGCTGCGCCCAGGTCTGGTCGCTGGACGCGCGGCGCGCACGGCGCACGCGCGAGCGCCTGGCGCGGGTCGGCGAGGCGCCGGTTGACCGGGTCGGCCCCGCCCTGTGGTGCGTGCTCGGGTTCGCGCTGCTGGTGGCGACGTTCGGCGGTCTGATTCCCGGCGGTCTGCTGGGCGGCTGGCTGACGTTCTTCTGGGGGCTGTGGGCGGTGCACGCCCTGTGGTGGGCTGCCGGCCGCATCGACGCGGACACCAAGCCGCGGGTGCTGCTCGACATCGTCGGCAACCTCGCGCACAACGCCGCCCTGGTCGTGATCATGGCCGAGGCGTGTCTGATCTACGCGGCGGCCGGCTGGTACAAGATCCAGGGCTCGCGCTGGCAGGACGGCACGGCCGCCTACTACCCGTTCCACCTGGACTACTTCTCGCCCTGGGCCGCGCTGTCCGACCTGATGTCCTCCAGCGGCACGATGGTGATGCTGGTGACGTACGGGACGGTGATCGTGCAGGTCGCCTTCCCGTTCACGCTCTTCAACCGGCGCGTCAAGAACGTCCTGCTGGCGGTCATGATGACCGAGCACGCCGTGATCGCCGTCGTGCTGGGACTGCCGTTCTTCTCGCTCGCGATGATCGCCGCCGACGCCGTCTTCCTGCCGACGCCCTTCCTGAAGCGCCTGGGCGGCCTGGTGGCACGCGCGCGGGACCGCGTCGTCCGTCGTGTGCTGCCGGGGCGCGGCCGTACGGTCCCGGGCCCGCGCGACCCGGAGCAGCCACCGCTCCCCCAGGAGAAGGAGACGGCCGAGCGGGCCCACGTAGGTTTCACCGCATGAACGATCCGGTGAGCGCACCACAGGACGGACCGGCAGGTGGCCCGGTGACCGGATCGACCGCTCGCCCGGCGGGCGACACCGTGCGGACCTGGCACCGCCTCGCCGACACCGCCGTATTGCTCGACGGCTTCCACGCCCTCAAGCACGCCGTGCGCTTCGGTGCCGAGGTACAGGTGGCCGTCACCGCCGACCGCGCGGCGGCGCTGGCCCTCGCCGACGATCTGGCCCCGGACGTACGGGACCGGCTCGTGGATCTCCTCCAGGAGGTTCCGGAGGAGACGTACCGGACTCTCGTGCCGCGCCCGCACCCCACCGCCGTCGCCGCCCTGGCCGTACGCCCGTCGCGCGCGGCCCATCTGGCGGCGCTCGCCCACACCCCGCGCACCGCTCCCGTCGTCGTCCTCGACCATCCGCGCAACCTGGGCAACGCGGGGGCGGTGATCCGGCTGGCCGCCGGTTTCGGCGCGACCGGTGTGGTCACCACGGGGACTCTGGATCCCTGGCATCCCACGGTCGTACGCGGCGGGGCGGGCCTGCACTTCGCCACCGCCGTCGAGCACCTGGAGGTGGCCGATCTGCCCCCGGGGCCGCTCTTCGCGCTCGACCCCGAGGGCGACGACATCCGGGGCGTGAAGCTCCCGGACGACGCCGTCCTGGCCTTCGGCTCCGAACGCAGTGGCCTGTCCACCGAACTCCGTGCCCGGGCCGATCACTTGCTGTCCCTGCCGATGCGCCCCCAGGTCTCCAGCTACAACCTGGCGACCAGCGTGGCGATGACGCTGTACCACTGGAGCGCGGGTTCCCCTTGAGGGCGGTCCAGCTGAACCGCGCCCCCGTTCTCAGGCGCGTGGGGAACCGCGCGGCCAGCCGTCACGGACCCGCGGTCGCCCCACGCCACGAGCAACCCCTACGCCTCGCGCCGGACCTCGACCACCCGGAACCGGTTGGCGACGAACGCCCCGTCGCAGAGAGCCGCGTTGGCCGCCGGGTTCCCACCGGACCCGTGGAAGTCGGAGAACGCCGCGGTCTGGTTCACATACACCCCGCCCGTGAGGTTCAGCGACAGCTGCGCGCACTCGTCCAGGCAGACCTCCTCGACGGCATCGGCCACCGCGTCGGAGGTGGTGTACGCGCCGACGGTCATCGCGCCCTTGTCGGCGATGGTCCGGCGCAGCAACTCCACCCCGTCCGTCGCCGAGTCGACGGCGACGGCGAACGACACCGGGCCGAAGCACTCGCTCATGTACGCGGCCTCGTCGTCGGTCCGCTCCCAGTACTTCCGCGCGCCGTCGAGCTTCACGATCACCGGCGTGCGGACGACCGCGCCGGGGAACTCGGGGTTGGTGATCTCCCGTGAGGCGAGGGCGACCTCGCCGAGCGACGCGGCCGCTTCGAGGCGGGCCTTGACGTCGGGGTTGACGATCGCGCCGAGCAGGGCGTTCGCGCGTGCGTCGTCGCCCAGCAGGCCGCCGACCGACTGGGCGAGGTCGGCGACGACCTCGTCGTAGGACTTGGGGCCCACGTCGGTGGTGATGCCGTCGCGGGGGATGAGCAGGTTCTGCGGGGTGGTGCACATCTGGCCGCTGTACAGGGACAGCGAGAAGGCCAGGTTGGAGAGCATGCCCTGGTAGTCGTCGGTGGAGTCGACGAGCACCGTGTTGACGCCGGCCTTCTCCGTGTAGACCTCCGCCTGGCGGGCGTTCGCTTCCAGCCAGTCGCCGAAGGACGTCGATCCGGTGTAGTCGATGATGCGGATCTCCGGGCGGGTGGCCAGGTCCTTCGCGATGCCCTCGCCGGGGCGTTCGGCGGCCAGCGCGACCAGGTTGGGGTCGAAACCGGCCTCGGTGAGGACCTCGCGGGCGACCTGGACGGTGAGGGCGAGCGGCAGCACCGCGCGCGGGTGGGGCTTCACGAGGACCGCGTTGCCGGTGGCGAGGGAGGCGAACAGGCCCGGGTAGCCGTTCCAGGTCGGGAAGGTGTTGCAGCCGATGAGGAGGGCGATGCCGCGCGGCACCGGCTTGAACCGCTTGGTGAGCGTGAGCGGGTCGCGCTTGCCCTGGGGCTTGATCCACTCCGCGTTGTCGGGGGTGCGGACCTGCTCCGCGTACGCGTACGTCACCGCTTCCAGGCCTCGGTCCTGGGCATGCGGGCCACCTGCCTGGAAGGCCATCATGAAGGCCTGACCGCTGGTGTGCATGACCGCGTGGGCGAACTCGTGGGTGCGGTCGCTGATCCGCTTGAGGATCTCCAGACACACCGCCGCGCGCGCCTGAGCGCCTGCGTCGCGCCACGCGCGCTGGCCCGCCTTCATGGCGGGCAGCAGCGTGTCGACGTCCGCGTGCGGGTAGGTGACGCCCAGCTCGATGCCGTACGGGGAGACCTCGCCGCCCACCCAGTCGTCGGTGCCGGGCTGACCGAGGTCGAGGCGGGTGCCGAGGAGGGCGTCGAAGGCGGCCTTGCCCTCGGCCATGCCCAGGCTGCCGTTCTCTCCGTACGCCTTCGGGTGCTCGGGGTGGGGCGACCAGTACGCGCGCGTGCGGATCGCTTCCAGCGCCTGGTCGAGGGTGGCCCGGTGCTTGGCGATCAGGGTGTGCGCGGACGGTTCGGCGGCCATGCTTGACCAACTCCTCACGTCAGGGGGCTCTTCTTCGAGCTCTGACCTGGGCAGGACAGAGTCGAGAGGGGTGGCGCTGAGCGCCTAGGTCAGGGCGGTGGTGGGCGACGGGTGGGCGGACAGAGTTAGAGTAACCGAACGATCGGTCGGGACAAGGGGGTCCGCCGCATCTGTGGACAACCCCGTGCGGGAGGATCGCGCACATGACAGCACTCGACCTCAGCAGCCCCGTGGCCGTCGTCGGCGCCGGCACCATGGGCCAGGGCATCGCCCAGGTCGCGCTGGCCGCGGGCCACCTCGTACGCCTGTTCGATGCCATGCCCGGTCGTGCGCGGGAGGCGGCCGAGGCGATCGGCGCCCGGCTCGACCGGCTCGTCGCGAAGGACCGCATGACCGGCGCCGACCGGGACGCCGCGCGCGCCCGGCTGCACGCCGCCGAGAGCCTCTCCGACCTCGCGGACTGCGATCTCGTCGTCGAGGCCGTCCTGGAACGCCTGGACGTCAAGCAGGAGTTGTTCCGCGCGCTGGAGGACGTCGTCGGCGAGGACTGCCTGCTCGCCACCAACACCTCCTCCCTGTCCGTCACGGCCATCGGCGGCGCCCTGCGCAACCCGGGCCGTTTCGTGGGCCTGCACTTCTTCAATCCCGCGCCGCTGCTGCCCCTCGTCGAGGTCGTCTCCGGGTTCGCCACCGACGTCACGTCGGCCACGCGCGCGTACGAGATGGCCCGCGTCTGGGGCAAGACGCCGGTCGCCTGCGCCGACACCCCCGGCTTCATCGTCAACCGCATCGCACGGCCGTTCTACGCGGAGGCCTTCGCGGTGTACGAGTCGCAGGCCGCCGAGCCCGTCACCATCGACGCGGTCCTGCGCGAGTGCGGCGGCTTCCGGATGGGCGCCTTCGAACTGACCGACCTCATCGGACAGGACGTCAACGAGTCCGTCACCCACTCGGTGTGGCAGGCCTTCTTCCAGGACGTCCGGTTCACGCCCTCGCTGGCCCAGCGGCGGCTCGTCGAGTCCGGCCGGCTCGGCCGCAAGACGGGACAGGGCTGGTACGACTACACCGACGACGCCGAGCGCCCCGAGCCGCACACGGCCGAACCGGTCCCGGCGCCCGCGTACGTCGTCGTCGAGGGCGACCTGGGCCCCGCCTCCGAACTGCTCACGCTGATCCGCGAGGCGGGCATCCCCGTCCGCGAGGACGAGGAGGACCACGGCACCCGGCTCGTCCTGCCGAGCGGCGGTCAACTGGCCCTCGCCGACGGGCAGACCTCCGTGGAGTTCCGGGACGTCGTCTACTTCGATCTCGCGCTCGACTACCGCAGGGCCACCCGGATCGCGCTGTCCGCCTCCCAGGACACCTCGCCGCAGACCCTCGCGGAGGCCACCGGGCTCTTCCAGGCGCTGGGCAAGGACGTCAGCGTCATCGGGGACGCCCCCGGCATGATCGTCGCCCGCATCGTGGCCCGGATCGTCGACCTCGCGCACGACGCCGTCGCCAAGGGCGTGGCCACCAAGGAGGACATCGACACGGCGATGCGCCTGGGCGTCAACTACCCGCTGGGGCCCTTCGAGTGGAGCCGCAGGCTGGGCCGCAACTGGGCGTACTCCCTCCTGGACGACCTGCACCTGCGCGACCCCTCCGGGCGCTACGCGCCGTCCCTGGCGCTCTACCGCCACGCCTACGCCTCCGACAAGCGGGAGGGCACCTCCTCATGACCACCGCCAAGCGCGACACGTACACCCCGGAGACACTGCTGTCCGTCGCCGTCCGGGTCTTCAACGAGCGCGGCTACGACGGCACGTCGATGGAGCACCTCTCCAAGGCGGCCGGTATCTCCAAGTCGTCGATATACCACCACGTCACGGGCAAGGAGGAGCTGCTGCGCCGGGCCGTCAGCCGGGCTCTGGACGGGCTCTTCGGGATCCTCGACGAGGAACCCGCGCGCACGGGGCGTGCGGTGGAGCGCCTGGAGCACGTCGTGCGGCGCATGGTCGAGGTGCTGATGAACGAGCTCCCCTACGTGACCCTCCTGCTGCGGGTGCGCGGCAACACCGGCACCGAGCGCTGGGCGCTGGAGCGGCGCCGCGACTTCGACCACCGGGTCGCCGAGCTGCTGAAGGCCGCGGCCGCCGACGGGGACGTACGCGGGGACGTGGAGGTGCGGCTCGCGACCCGGCTCGTCTTCGGGATGATCAACTCGATCGTGGAGTGGTACCGGCCGGACGGGCGGGGCATGGGCGAGCGGGAGGTGTCCGAGGCCGTGACGCACCTGGTCTTCGCGGGGCTTCGCGCCCAGGACTGACCGATCCCCGCGGGGACCTGCGGCCCCGGGCGCCGATCACCCCTCCGGTTCCACGTCCTCCTCCTCGAACACCAGCAGCGTCCGGGTGCTGAGCACCTCCGGGATGGCCTGGAGCTTGGTGAGGACGACCTCGCGCAGGGCCCTGTTGTCCGAGGTGTGCACCAGGAGCAGGACGTCGTAGTCGCCGCCCACCAGCGCGATGTGGGCGGCGCCGGACAGCTGGCGCAGCTGATCGCGGACCGTGCGCCAGGAGTTCTGCACGATCTTGAGGGTGATGTAGGCCGAGGTGCCCTTTCCGGCGCGCTCGTGGTTCACCCGCGCCCCGAAGCCACGGATCACGCCGTCCTCGATGAGGCGGTTGATGCGCGCGTAGGCGTTGGCGCGGGAGACGTGGACGCGCTCGGCGACGGACCGTATCGAGGCGCGGCCGTCGGCCTGCAGCATGCGCAGGATGTCCTGATCTATGGCGTCCAGCGGTCGAGGGGGCGGCAGGGCCGGGCCGTGCTCCGGCGGCTCGGCCATTTGTTCAGATGCCATGTGCCCCCGCCTCCCTGCCATGGACGTCCTGCGTTCATTTGAGGCTGTGCAGAACCGTTTGTCCACAGCCTGAGGGCGCCTGTAGCCAAAATGCGCCAACGACCGAACAATCGGTAGGTGAGACGCGTCACAACCGTGCCGCGTCCCAGAAGCCACTCCCACGAGGAGGTGCCGTATGACGGTCATGGAGCAGCGGGGCGCGTACCGCCCGACACCGCCGCCCGCCTGGCAGCCCCGCACGGACCCCGCGCCGCTGCTGCCGGACGCCCTGCCGTACCGCGTGCTCGGCACGGACGCGGCGGCCGACGCCGACCCCGCGCTGCTGCGCCGGCTCTACGCCGAGCTGGTGCGCGGCCGCCGCTACAACACGCAGGCCACGGCCCTGACCAAGCAGGGCAGGCTCGCCGTCTACCCCTCCAGCACCGGCCAGGAGGCCTGCGAGGTCGCCGCCGCGCTCGTCCTCGAAGACCGGGACTGGCTCTTCCCGAGCTATCGCGACACGCTCGCCGCCGTCGCCCGTGGCCTCGACCCCGTGCAGGCGCTCACGCTGCTGCGCGGCGACTGGCACACCGGTTACGACCCGCACGAGCACCGCGTCGCGCCCCTGTGCACCCCGCTCGCGACCCAGCTCCCGCACGCCGTGGGCCTCGCGCACGCCGCCCGTCTCCAGGGCGACGACGTGGTGGCGCTCGCCCTGGTCGGCGACGGCGGCACCAGCGAGGGCGACTTCCACGAGGCGCTCAACTTCGCCGCCGTCTGGCAGGCCCCGGTCGTCTTCCTCGTCCAGAACAACGGCTTCGCGATCTCCGTCCCGCTCGCCAAGCAGACCGCCGCCCCGTCGCTGGCCCACAAGGCCGTCGGCTACGGGATGCCGGGCCGCCTGGTCGACGGCAACGACGCCGCCGCCGTGCACCAGGTGCTCGCCGAAGCCGTGGCCCACGCGCGCGC from the Streptomyces sp. NBC_00310 genome contains:
- a CDS encoding Lrp/AsnC family transcriptional regulator translates to MAEPPEHGPALPPPRPLDAIDQDILRMLQADGRASIRSVAERVHVSRANAYARINRLIEDGVIRGFGARVNHERAGKGTSAYITLKIVQNSWRTVRDQLRQLSGAAHIALVGGDYDVLLLVHTSDNRALREVVLTKLQAIPEVLSTRTLLVFEEEDVEPEG
- a CDS encoding 3-hydroxyacyl-CoA dehydrogenase; amino-acid sequence: MTALDLSSPVAVVGAGTMGQGIAQVALAAGHLVRLFDAMPGRAREAAEAIGARLDRLVAKDRMTGADRDAARARLHAAESLSDLADCDLVVEAVLERLDVKQELFRALEDVVGEDCLLATNTSSLSVTAIGGALRNPGRFVGLHFFNPAPLLPLVEVVSGFATDVTSATRAYEMARVWGKTPVACADTPGFIVNRIARPFYAEAFAVYESQAAEPVTIDAVLRECGGFRMGAFELTDLIGQDVNESVTHSVWQAFFQDVRFTPSLAQRRLVESGRLGRKTGQGWYDYTDDAERPEPHTAEPVPAPAYVVVEGDLGPASELLTLIREAGIPVREDEEDHGTRLVLPSGGQLALADGQTSVEFRDVVYFDLALDYRRATRIALSASQDTSPQTLAEATGLFQALGKDVSVIGDAPGMIVARIVARIVDLAHDAVAKGVATKEDIDTAMRLGVNYPLGPFEWSRRLGRNWAYSLLDDLHLRDPSGRYAPSLALYRHAYASDKREGTSS
- the paaN gene encoding phenylacetic acid degradation protein PaaN → MAAEPSAHTLIAKHRATLDQALEAIRTRAYWSPHPEHPKAYGENGSLGMAEGKAAFDALLGTRLDLGQPGTDDWVGGEVSPYGIELGVTYPHADVDTLLPAMKAGQRAWRDAGAQARAAVCLEILKRISDRTHEFAHAVMHTSGQAFMMAFQAGGPHAQDRGLEAVTYAYAEQVRTPDNAEWIKPQGKRDPLTLTKRFKPVPRGIALLIGCNTFPTWNGYPGLFASLATGNAVLVKPHPRAVLPLALTVQVAREVLTEAGFDPNLVALAAERPGEGIAKDLATRPEIRIIDYTGSTSFGDWLEANARQAEVYTEKAGVNTVLVDSTDDYQGMLSNLAFSLSLYSGQMCTTPQNLLIPRDGITTDVGPKSYDEVVADLAQSVGGLLGDDARANALLGAIVNPDVKARLEAAASLGEVALASREITNPEFPGAVVRTPVIVKLDGARKYWERTDDEAAYMSECFGPVSFAVAVDSATDGVELLRRTIADKGAMTVGAYTTSDAVADAVEEVCLDECAQLSLNLTGGVYVNQTAAFSDFHGSGGNPAANAALCDGAFVANRFRVVEVRREA
- a CDS encoding TrmH family RNA methyltransferase — its product is MNDPVSAPQDGPAGGPVTGSTARPAGDTVRTWHRLADTAVLLDGFHALKHAVRFGAEVQVAVTADRAAALALADDLAPDVRDRLVDLLQEVPEETYRTLVPRPHPTAVAALAVRPSRAAHLAALAHTPRTAPVVVLDHPRNLGNAGAVIRLAAGFGATGVVTTGTLDPWHPTVVRGGAGLHFATAVEHLEVADLPPGPLFALDPEGDDIRGVKLPDDAVLAFGSERSGLSTELRARADHLLSLPMRPQVSSYNLATSVAMTLYHWSAGSP
- a CDS encoding DUF5819 family protein; this encodes MDANDEVSNARPGPDEPEGSASTSDANPQPRPPRQNSDPDPLPDQDPDPHPAQEPVASSLRREPSGSPSELPSELPSESPPPPRPAEIAEPAQPASGIAALTLPYQIAVALVLAVVAVATCAHLGLVFLHIAPSNTLTKQHGRAVDEWVYPEFEQNWKLFAPNPLQQNIAVQARAEIRTADGEVRATGWYDLSALDGAAIDRNPVPSHAQQNELRRAWDFYTATHDGEHRATSSRGDLSQRYVRRIVVMRLDREQAGGPGGVIERIQLRSRTTNVEPPDWSEEKVSDKPVVSELPWWPVTDDDRTDAAANAAGVGPAVTGRTEASAG
- the pdhA gene encoding pyruvate dehydrogenase (acetyl-transferring) E1 component subunit alpha translates to MTVMEQRGAYRPTPPPAWQPRTDPAPLLPDALPYRVLGTDAAADADPALLRRLYAELVRGRRYNTQATALTKQGRLAVYPSSTGQEACEVAAALVLEDRDWLFPSYRDTLAAVARGLDPVQALTLLRGDWHTGYDPHEHRVAPLCTPLATQLPHAVGLAHAARLQGDDVVALALVGDGGTSEGDFHEALNFAAVWQAPVVFLVQNNGFAISVPLAKQTAAPSLAHKAVGYGMPGRLVDGNDAAAVHQVLAEAVAHARAGGGPTLVEAVTYRIDAHTNADDATRYRGDAEVETWRAHDPIALLEHELTERGLLDEDGIRAARDAAETMAADLRERMNQDPVLDPMDLFAHVYAEPTPHLREQEALLRAELAAEQEGAHR
- a CDS encoding HTTM domain-containing protein, yielding MGRLAAAMGNGITRVTDRALGPYQSAIIRIGFSLTWLLFLLREFPHRRELYGPDGPWSWELAQQLTANNDAFTVLMWSDSMVWFEIVYAVAILSTFALLLGWRTRAASVLFMVGVFSLQNRSVFMGDGGDNVIHLMAMYLVFVRCAQVWSLDARRARRTRERLARVGEAPVDRVGPALWCVLGFALLVATFGGLIPGGLLGGWLTFFWGLWAVHALWWAAGRIDADTKPRVLLDIVGNLAHNAALVVIMAEACLIYAAAGWYKIQGSRWQDGTAAYYPFHLDYFSPWAALSDLMSSSGTMVMLVTYGTVIVQVAFPFTLFNRRVKNVLLAVMMTEHAVIAVVLGLPFFSLAMIAADAVFLPTPFLKRLGGLVARARDRVVRRVLPGRGRTVPGPRDPEQPPLPQEKETAERAHVGFTA
- a CDS encoding TetR/AcrR family transcriptional regulator — translated: MTTAKRDTYTPETLLSVAVRVFNERGYDGTSMEHLSKAAGISKSSIYHHVTGKEELLRRAVSRALDGLFGILDEEPARTGRAVERLEHVVRRMVEVLMNELPYVTLLLRVRGNTGTERWALERRRDFDHRVAELLKAAAADGDVRGDVEVRLATRLVFGMINSIVEWYRPDGRGMGEREVSEAVTHLVFAGLRAQD